Genomic window (Procambarus clarkii isolate CNS0578487 chromosome 64, FALCON_Pclarkii_2.0, whole genome shotgun sequence):
CTATTATTTACTTATCATTTTACTTTTACGTATGTTAAGTAGATTATATTTGAACTTATTTTAATCAAATTTAACGTTTGcttatattaattaattattaaaagaAATGACCCAGTGCGAGAATCAACCAACCCTCCCAAACATGCCACAACactgcaaaaaataaaaaataagatcCATCTGGCAAAAATTCATCAGTACAAATGTGGGAACATTTGACAAGCCGGCGTCttcctgtcctcttcgaggccactagagtgtgtTAGTgacccctcaggtaaatcagggtaTAGCTATCACCCATATGCAGAAGTATTCTCTTCTATGTTGTGGGTGACACAACCAATGACGGAATATGTATTGTTTGACCATTAGTGATGTAAACGATTTACGAAGCATATAACTTTTTCCTTGATATTTATCATATCATTTATTTATAATGAACCCCAATATTTCTCCCTTGGGTGGTGACAGAATGGGTTACAGAGGcttataatgggttcaggaactgtacCCCATCGTTAGCTCAGTTAATCAAGCAGTCCATGTTGGCCATATGATACTCCGCAAATGGCAATGAATTACACGAACAATATGATTGGACATTGGCCATATTTTTAGTCTCTCTGACTTTATACACACTATTAcagactgttgaccagaccacacactagaaagtgaagggacaacgacgtttcgggccgtcctggaccattctcaactcgATTGTGACATATTGTCACTATTAAAGACTGATTACTGTAGACCAAACGGGCTGTTGTGGTCTGCCATTTGGGGTCTCCCCCGGACACCCCCGCCAGCCAGTACACTGTTAACCGCTTACAATGTTAATTTACACTGTTAATTTACCCAACGTAGCACTTTCATAAATGTAAGACCCTATTGTTAGACTTACGCTCTGGAAGTTACACATTATTAAATTTACCCATGTTACACGGACCAAGTTTAATATACAAGGTTAATCTCACCATGTTAAACTTCAAGTCATTTTAATTAAGCCCTTCAGTGTATTGTTAACTTACAATGCTAATGTTATCTCAAGGTATTTTTCCCAGGGTAAAACTTTCACTTTTCTTAATTATCCTTATTATACATTCaaattaataatttataattacatttatttataattaaatgtattcacagTGAGTAATCTCACTAGCTTGactgtatcagtgagaaaatccgtcGGAGCCGTgctgagggttcgaacccatgcGCTGGGTGTTCTCAGGCACAGGCGTTAACCACTAGACCAGCACATGGTAGaacgattgcaacctggagttctactgaacacacacTAGGATTTCCTGATGATTCTACTGAAGCCGTCTAAGTACATGGGttaaacggtctcgcttcatgcaggtcggcgttcaatccccgaccgtccaagtggatgggcaccattccttctctccgtcccatcccaaatccttatcctgaccccttctcagtgctatatagtcgtaatggcttggtgctttcaccTGATAGTCCTCTTTTCCTTCTACTGAAGCCAGACCAGACGTTGACACAACCACCCCTGCACTTAGCTTCACAAGTCGGGCTTCACAAGTCTGGCTTCACAAGTCGGGCTTCACAAGTCGGGCTTCACAAGTCTGGCTTCATAAGTCAGGCTTCACAAGTCAGGCTTCACAAGTCAGGCTTCGCAAGTCAGGCTTCACAAGTCGGGCTTCACAAGTCAGGCTTCACAAGTCAGGCTTCACAAGTCTGGCTTCACAAGTCTGGCTTCACAAGTCGGGCTTCACAAGTCGGGCTTCACAAGTCAGGCTTCACAAGTCAGGCTTCACAAATCGGGCTTCACAAGTCAGGCTCCACAAGTCGGGCTTCACAAGTCAGGCTTCACAAGTCGGGCTTCACAAGTCAGGCTTCACAAGTCTGGCTTCACAAGTCTGGCTTCACAAGTCGGGCTTCACAAGTCGGGCTTCACAAGTCAGGCTTCACAAGTCAGGCTTCACAAGTCGGGCTTCACAAGTCAGGCTTCACAAGTCAGGCTTCACAAGTCAGGCTTCACAAGTAGGGCTTCACAAGTCAGGCTTCACAAGTCGGGCTTCACAAGTCAGGCTTCACAAGTCGGGCTTCACAAGTCAGGCTTCACAAGTCGGGCTTCACAAGTCAGGCTTCACAAGTCAGGCGTCACAAGTCGGGCTTCACAAGTCAGGCTTCACAAGTCGGGCTTCACAAGTCAGGCTTCACAAGTCGGGCTTCACAAGTCAGGCTTCACAAGTCAGGCTTCACAAGTCAAGCTTCACATGTCAGGCTTCACAAGTCGGGCGTCACAAGTCAGGCTTCACAAGTCGGGCTTCACAAGTCAGGCGTCACAAGTCAGGCTTCACAAGTCAAGCTTCACAAGTCTGGCTTTCACAAGTCAGGCGTCACAAGTCAAGCTTCACAAGTCAGGCGTCACAAGTCAGGCTTCACAAGTCAAGCTTCACAAGTCTGGCTTTCACAAGTCAGGCGTCACAAGTCAAGCTTCACAAGTCAGGCGTCACAAGTCAGGCTTCACAAGTCAAGCTTCACAAGTCAGGCTTCACAAGTCGGGCGTCACAAGTCAGGCTTCACAAGTCAGGCTTCACAAGTCAGGCGTCACAAGTCAGGCTTCACAAGTCAAGCTTCACAAGTCAGGCTTCACAAGTCTGGCTTTCACAAGTCAGGCGTCACAAGTCAAGCTTCACAAGTCAGGCGTCACAAGTCAGGCTTCACAAGTCAAGCTTCACAAGTCAGGCTTCACAAGTCGGGCTTCACAAGTCAGGCTTCACAAGTCAAGCTTCACAAGTCTGGCTTCACAAGTCGGGCTTCACAAGTCGGGCTTCACAAGTCAGGCGTCACAAGTCAGGCGTCACAAGTCAGGCTTCACAAGTCAAGCTTCACAAGTCGGGCTTCACAAGTCGGGCTTTACAAGTCAGGCGTCACAAGTCAGGCTTCACAAGTCGGGCTTCACAAGTCAGGCTTCACAAGTCAGGCGTCACAAGTCAGGCTTCACAAGTCAAGCTTCACGAGTCTGGCTTTCACAAGTCAGGCGTCACAAGTCAGGCGTCACAAGTcaggcctggcctcgggctgagcCTGGGGCGTGGAGGAACACccacaaccccatcaagcaggcactCTGGCTCCGTCATCTAGGCCTCTTCCGCCTCTGACGCTCCTCTTTCAATTAATCTCCTCTTTCAAGTCATCACACTTAGTGTGATGACTTGTGCCAAACATATTGTTATATGGTGATAGTagcctcctgttgctgctgttgtatggTGCTACGGGTCGTCTGTTGCTCCTGTATGGATATTAGGGCTTATATGATGCTCTTTTCATTGCGCCAGAGACTTTCTACTTCAGTTGTATGAACTGGTAAAGTGAGAGAGAAAATTTGgagagaagagtgagagagagattagGAAGAAGAGATTAGGAGAGACAAAAAGATGGATAGAGATTATGAGAGAGATTGGGAGGGAGAGCGAAGGCCAATGACTGAGATAAGAAGAGGAAAACTGGGAGCGAAAGTgggagagaatgagagggagAGCTAGACAGAGactaaggagggggaggaggttaGGAGAGTAGTACCGTGTACCTCTGACCATCCAGTAGGGTGGGGGAGGCGTCAGCCAGGGCCAGCGGGAAGCATTACCACGCTCCCTTCATTGTGCTCGGGCCCTCCACAACCTCGTAACTGGCCATAATACTCCCTAAACTAAGACGTTGTCTCACGCAAGCCTCCAGGTCTACCGCACCTGAGACAAGATATTGACAGTCTTGGCCACGTCTTGTGAGGAAGGAACTTTTTTATATTGACGGAAATGGTCGgactcacatgggtagtgtgggtctcacatgggaagtgtgggtctcacatgggtagtgtgggtctcacatgggtagtgtgggtctcacatgggtagtgtgggtctcacatgggtagtgtgggtctcacgtgggtagtgagggtctcACATGGgaagtgtgggtctcacatgggtagtgtgggtctcacatgggtagtgtgggtctcacatgggtagtgtgggtttCACATGGTTAGTGTGAGTCTCACACGGGTAGTGTGGgactcacatgggtagtgtgggtctcacatgggtagtgtgggtctcacatgggtagtgtgggtttCACATGGTTAGTGTGAGTCTCACacgggtagtgtgggtctcacatgggta
Coding sequences:
- the LOC138354840 gene encoding uncharacterized protein; the encoded protein is MAKLQVPHANWSERFNNWGFSDVVWEIVPQFLLTEFATGVHRIGRSDTCSTCYRYPYKGDSRPLTNLSSFIQVKKSTDSLLTISHPQPSWRRSIAPLSGRSHFYGGKLKEANSSGSNRFMLHKSGFTSQASQVRLHKSGFTSQASQVRLHKSGFTSLASQVGLHKSGFTSQASQVRLHKSGFTSQAPQVGLHKSGFTSRASQVRLHKSGFTSLASQVGLHKSGFTSQASQVRLHKSGFTSQASQVRLHKSGFTSRASQVRLHKSGFTSQASQVGLHKSGFTSRASQVRLHKSGVTSRASQVRLHKSGFTSQASQVGLHKSGFTSQASQVKLHMSGFTSRASQVRLHKSGFTSQASQVRLHKSSFTSLAFTSQASQVKLHKSGVTSQASQVKLHKSGFHKSGVTSQASQVRRHKSGFTSQASQVRLHKSGVTSQASQVRLHKSGVTSQASQVKLHKSGFTSLAFTSQASQVKLHKSGVTSQASQVKLHKSGFTSRASQVRLHKSSFTSLASQVGLHKSGFTSQASQVRRHKSGFTSQASQVGLHKSGFTSQASQVRLHKSGFTSQASQVRRHKSGFTSQASRVWLSQVRRHKSGVTSQAWPRAEPGAWRNTHNPIKQALWLRHLGLFRL